AATGGTTTCCTTGACACTACAGGCTGTGGTACATGCAATAACTGGTATCTTTCCTCGCACTGCATCGATGACCGTTTCAAGGACGAGCTTTCTTTCATATGGCAATAGATGAGGAAATTCTCCATTGCCACCTGTAGTCATGATTCCATGTACACCACTTTCGATATAGAACCTCGCGAGTCTTTCCAGACCCTCTGTGTCCACTTCATCATTTACCGTGAAGGGTGTAACTATTGCAACGACTATGCCTTTGAGATCGGCCGATGTAAGCATAAAGTGCCCTCTTGCTGTTGGCAAATAGCTTCAATTATAATTATTATTACGATGACCAAATCGGCGTATTTGAAAATTTTGGGGTTTAGAATTCTGCAAAAATTCGCGAGCTGGGATGAGAACAATAAAGATTGGCGAAGTTTTTTCAATCATGAAAATTCCAAAAGCTACGATTGAAAGATTAAGAAATTCGATGTGACACGCGCTAGTTAATTTATGCCGTTCAAGAGAATTCCTGAGTAAGGCACTCTAGCTGAGGTATCCTAATAAAGCGCGAGGATGCCATTAGCGACAATCCGATTTGATTTTCACAAGGGGTCCTATTTCTTGTTTTGTTTTCCTCTTTTCTGTATGATAATAAATACAATGGCGACTGTGGCGATAATGATGATAACGCCAGTGATCAGTGGTATATGATCTGTATCTTCTGCTCCTCCTTCAATAATAATTTCGGCATTCATCAGATTGGTCCAATTATTGGGATAGATGATCAGCGTTTCATAAGGTCCGATCTTGATTCCAGATTTCCTGCAAGAGGGTAATGCATCTAAGGTTCCATTTATTTCATCCCAAATTAGGTGACATAATACGTTTGTCTGGAATTCCACATCAAACACAAAGCTATGAGGTCCGTTGTTGCGAAAGACAAGGCAGTTGTAATCCGCCGTAACATTAATTACAGCTTCTGAATCACTAAAAATTGTTGCATTGAGAATCTTATAAACTCGTTCTTCGTGCTGGAAACGCTTTACCTGTGTTGCTGAATATTTCTTAAAATTATCTGAGGTCTCATACTTTATTATTCCCATGAA
The nucleotide sequence above comes from Methanomassiliicoccales archaeon. Encoded proteins:
- a CDS encoding dihydrodipicolinate synthase family protein, whose amino-acid sequence is MLTSADLKGIVVAIVTPFTVNDEVDTEGLERLARFYIESGVHGIMTTGGNGEFPHLLPYERKLVLETVIDAVRGKIPVIACTTACSVKETI